A region from the Phaenicophaeus curvirostris isolate KB17595 chromosome 3, BPBGC_Pcur_1.0, whole genome shotgun sequence genome encodes:
- the LY86 gene encoding lymphocyte antigen 86, translating into MKTLNVLLLILVLLQVNDSREWPMHTVCKEDNLEIYYKSCDPQQDFALSIDHCPDVMTRTFNIRSAIVLRHSIKELYLKANLIMNGKTILTYSETICEPGHSTLIFCGKKKGEQFYYEGPVTLGIAEIPQGDYTVSVKLTNEDHATVACVDFTVKYYSDYY; encoded by the exons ATGAAGACATTGAATGTTCTTCTTCTCATCTTAGTCCTGCTTCAGGTCAATGACAGCAGAGAATGGCCTATGCACACAGTCTGCAAAGAGGACAACTTGGAAATATATTACAAAAGCTGtg ATCCCCAGCAAGATTTTGCTTTGAGCATTGACCATTGTCCTGATGTCATGACCCGCACCTTTAACATCAGAAGTGCAATTGTCTTAA GACACAGCATTAAGGAACTATACCTCAAGGCTAACCTGATCATGAATGGGAAGACCATCTTAACCTACTCGGAGACGATTTGTGAGCCGGGTCATTCCACTCttattttctgtggaaagaagaaaggag AACAATTCTACTATGAAGGACCAGTCACACTGGGAATCGCAGAAATCCCACAG GGAGATTACACTGTTTCAGTAAAGCTGACTAACGAAGATCATGCCACTGTCGCTTGTGTTgattttactgtaaaatattATTCAGATTATTATTAG